From Polynucleobacter difficilis, a single genomic window includes:
- the ccmC gene encoding heme ABC transporter permease CcmC — MFSSGINWFKYAAPQRFYALTGTLIPYCVAIAVITTIIGLTIGLLIAPSDHQQGESYRIIFIHVPAAWMSMVIYLAVAFWAAIGLIFNARLASMFALALAPTGALMTFIALWTGSLWGKPTWGTYWVWDARLTSELILLFLYLGFLSLHASIEDTRKADRSAAVLAIVGVVNIPIIYFSVKWWNTLHQGASVSLTKAPTMATQMLTGMLIMTIAFWAYSFALSFYRCRTLILERERHTAWAQEAVK, encoded by the coding sequence GTGTTCTCCTCCGGCATCAATTGGTTTAAGTACGCTGCGCCACAACGCTTTTATGCCTTAACTGGTACGCTGATTCCGTATTGCGTTGCGATTGCCGTGATTACCACCATTATTGGTTTAACGATTGGCCTTTTAATTGCGCCGAGTGACCACCAACAAGGTGAGTCCTATCGCATCATTTTTATTCATGTGCCTGCTGCATGGATGTCGATGGTCATTTACTTAGCGGTGGCATTCTGGGCGGCAATTGGACTTATTTTTAATGCTCGTCTGGCTAGCATGTTTGCCCTGGCCTTAGCCCCCACCGGCGCCCTGATGACCTTTATTGCTCTATGGACCGGATCCCTGTGGGGCAAGCCCACCTGGGGCACCTATTGGGTATGGGATGCGCGTTTAACCTCAGAGCTTATTTTGCTTTTTTTATACCTGGGTTTTTTATCCCTGCACGCATCGATTGAAGATACCCGCAAGGCTGATCGCAGCGCCGCTGTATTAGCCATCGTTGGCGTGGTGAATATTCCGATCATCTACTTTTCAGTGAAGTGGTGGAATACCTTGCATCAAGGTGCTTCCGTCAGCCTAACCAAAGCCCCCACCATGGCAACCCAAATGTTGACCGGCATGCTGATCATGACGATCGCCTTTTGGGCCTACTCCTTTGCTTTGAGTTTCTACCGTTGCCGCACCCTCATTTTGGAGCGGGAGCGCCATACCGCATGGGCGCAGGAGGCAGTGAAATGA
- the ccmD gene encoding heme exporter protein CcmD, with the protein MIYWNSLSDFLQMGGHGPFVWGSFAVTALVFAIEIMQIRRQRRLTEASIRDESYATEKN; encoded by the coding sequence ATGATTTACTGGAATAGCCTTAGTGATTTTCTGCAAATGGGCGGCCACGGCCCCTTTGTATGGGGGTCCTTTGCGGTGACTGCCCTTGTTTTTGCCATTGAAATCATGCAGATCCGTAGGCAGCGTCGCCTGACCGAAGCCAGCATTCGGGATGAGTCGTACGCCACTGAAAAAAATTAG
- the ccmE gene encoding cytochrome c maturation protein CcmE, with amino-acid sequence MKPRTKRGLAILGGVTCIAFATYMVFQTFQSNLVFFYSPSQIAANEAPKDRAFRVGGMVEENSIKRDAGGLKVSFVVTDFAHRIEVSYEGLLPDLFKEGKGVVAEGRLNSTGSFTASQVLAKHDENYMPPEAAEALAKAKKP; translated from the coding sequence ATGAAACCCCGCACAAAACGCGGTCTGGCAATCCTTGGTGGCGTAACGTGCATTGCATTTGCCACGTATATGGTATTCCAGACCTTCCAAAGCAATTTGGTGTTCTTCTACAGTCCGAGTCAAATTGCGGCCAATGAGGCACCCAAAGACCGTGCATTCCGCGTTGGCGGCATGGTCGAAGAAAATTCCATCAAGCGCGATGCGGGCGGACTCAAGGTGAGTTTTGTAGTGACTGATTTTGCGCACCGCATTGAAGTCAGTTACGAGGGCTTATTGCCAGACTTATTTAAAGAAGGCAAAGGGGTTGTGGCTGAGGGTCGCCTCAATTCCACAGGTTCTTTTACGGCAAGCCAAGTTCTGGCAAAGCACGATGAAAACTACATGCCGCCCGAAGCAGCAGAAGCCTTAGCTAAAGCGAAGAAACCATGA
- a CDS encoding heme lyase CcmF/NrfE family subunit, which produces MIPEIGQVALILALMTALVLGIAPLVGAQTNRPALMNLARPSAIALFLWVTVSYICLVISFINNDFSVLNVAQNSNSALPLMYRIGASWGSHEGSILLWCFMMAGWTIAVAIFSKHLPIKMISRILGVLGLLNIGVLLFTLLTSNPLDRMLPAALEGKDLNPLLQDPGMIIHPPFLYMGYVGSAVAFAFAIAALLSGRLDAAWARWSRPWVTSAWCFLTIGIALGSAWAYYELGWGGWWFWDPVENASFMPWLVGTALIHSLAVTEKRGGFKMWTALLAILAFSLSLLGTFLVRSGVITSVHAFATDPKRGIFILGFLALVVGGSLLLFAWRAPKANIGGDFGTVSRESMLLSNNVLLLVATAAVLLGTLYPMLLDALDLGKISVGVPYFEAVFVPLMTPALFLIGIGPIARWRQSPVIDLAHKLKWAAAVSVISAILAPLVLRTWTPLVGFGLFLAIWIIATTCTQLVERAFSNRDRGVIKNLAAQPASYYGMFLAHIGVAVFIIGITGVRGFESEKDIRMAIGSSIEAGGYNFQFLGVQAIDGPNYKAVRGVFDVSQNGKVVTRMAPEKRVYNASQMPMTEAAIDPGFTRDLYVSLGEPINANEWTVRIHIKPFVDWIWGGCLFMALGGFLAITDRRYRKRK; this is translated from the coding sequence ATGATTCCTGAAATTGGCCAAGTTGCTTTAATTCTGGCATTGATGACAGCGCTGGTGCTGGGCATTGCTCCCCTCGTTGGCGCGCAAACCAACCGGCCTGCCCTCATGAATTTAGCCAGGCCATCCGCCATTGCGCTCTTTTTGTGGGTAACCGTCTCTTATATCTGCCTCGTCATCTCGTTTATCAATAATGACTTCAGTGTGCTCAACGTGGCACAAAACTCCAACTCTGCGCTTCCTTTGATGTATCGCATTGGCGCTTCATGGGGCAGCCATGAGGGCTCGATTTTATTGTGGTGCTTCATGATGGCCGGCTGGACTATTGCGGTTGCTATTTTTTCCAAGCACTTACCCATCAAAATGATTTCACGCATTCTCGGCGTGCTGGGCTTGCTCAATATCGGTGTGCTCTTGTTTACTTTGCTCACGTCCAATCCGCTGGACCGTATGCTTCCGGCAGCACTGGAGGGCAAAGACCTCAATCCCTTGCTACAAGATCCCGGCATGATTATTCATCCGCCTTTTTTGTACATGGGCTACGTTGGCTCTGCGGTTGCCTTTGCATTTGCCATTGCGGCCCTACTCTCCGGCCGTTTAGACGCAGCCTGGGCAAGGTGGTCAAGACCATGGGTGACTTCGGCCTGGTGTTTTTTAACCATCGGTATTGCACTCGGTAGTGCTTGGGCTTATTACGAATTGGGTTGGGGCGGCTGGTGGTTTTGGGATCCGGTTGAGAATGCCTCCTTCATGCCTTGGCTCGTCGGTACCGCATTGATTCACTCGCTAGCTGTCACTGAAAAACGCGGTGGCTTCAAGATGTGGACCGCTCTCTTGGCAATCCTGGCTTTCTCACTTTCGCTACTCGGCACCTTCTTGGTTCGCTCCGGAGTCATCACCTCAGTACATGCATTTGCTACCGACCCAAAGCGCGGTATTTTCATTCTCGGCTTCCTCGCTCTTGTAGTTGGCGGTTCGCTATTGCTGTTTGCATGGCGCGCGCCGAAAGCCAATATTGGTGGTGATTTTGGTACCGTGTCACGCGAGAGTATGTTACTCAGTAACAACGTCTTACTTTTAGTCGCAACAGCGGCAGTCCTGCTTGGCACTTTGTATCCGATGCTGCTTGATGCCCTGGATCTAGGCAAGATCTCAGTGGGCGTTCCCTACTTTGAGGCGGTGTTTGTGCCGCTGATGACGCCAGCACTCTTCTTGATTGGTATCGGCCCCATCGCACGCTGGCGTCAATCCCCCGTCATTGATTTAGCGCATAAATTAAAGTGGGCTGCTGCAGTGAGTGTAATTAGCGCCATCCTCGCCCCACTGGTGCTGCGCACCTGGACTCCACTGGTTGGCTTTGGCCTGTTTTTGGCAATCTGGATTATTGCGACGACCTGCACCCAATTGGTCGAGCGCGCTTTTAGCAATCGGGATCGTGGTGTGATTAAAAATCTTGCTGCTCAGCCGGCGAGTTATTACGGCATGTTCCTGGCTCACATTGGCGTTGCGGTTTTTATTATTGGCATAACCGGCGTGCGTGGCTTTGAGTCGGAAAAAGACATTCGTATGGCAATCGGCAGCAGCATTGAGGCCGGTGGATATAACTTCCAATTTTTAGGTGTTCAAGCGATTGATGGTCCGAATTACAAAGCAGTTCGAGGCGTGTTTGATGTCAGCCAGAACGGCAAAGTAGTCACGCGCATGGCACCGGAAAAACGGGTCTATAACGCCAGTCAAATGCCCATGACCGAAGCGGCGATTGATCCAGGCTTTACACGCGACCTCTATGTCTCCCTGGGTGAGCCAATCAATGCCAATGAGTGGACGGTACGGATTCATATCAAACCGTTTGTGGACTGGATTTGGGGCGGTTGCTTATTCATGGCCTTGGGTGGATTTTTGGCGATCACGGATCGACGCTACCGGAAGCGTAAATGA
- a CDS encoding DsbE family thiol:disulfide interchange protein: MKRYLIPIGIFVVFFGFLAAGLQLNPREVPSPLINKSAPTFNLPILGKENASFSPEEMRGKVWVFNVWASWCAACRDEHPHLIQFAKTQSTPLLGLDYKDKPEDAIRWLKEHGNPYALSVVDLKGQVGIDYGVYGVPETFVIDKAGLIRLKHIGPLTPSVIEEKILPLIQKLNS; this comes from the coding sequence ATGAAACGGTATTTGATTCCCATCGGAATTTTTGTCGTCTTTTTTGGCTTCTTGGCTGCCGGCCTCCAGCTGAATCCGCGTGAAGTGCCATCCCCGCTCATCAATAAAAGTGCGCCCACATTTAACCTGCCCATTTTAGGTAAAGAGAATGCGAGTTTTTCGCCAGAAGAGATGCGCGGCAAGGTATGGGTTTTCAATGTGTGGGCTTCGTGGTGTGCAGCGTGCCGCGACGAACATCCCCATTTAATCCAGTTTGCGAAAACCCAATCAACTCCCCTGCTCGGCTTGGATTACAAAGATAAGCCAGAGGATGCCATCCGCTGGCTAAAAGAGCACGGCAATCCCTATGCCTTATCGGTTGTCGATCTCAAGGGGCAAGTTGGCATTGACTATGGCGTCTACGGCGTACCGGAAACCTTCGTCATTGATAAGGCGGGGTTGATTCGACTCAAGCACATCGGCCCATTGACCCCAAGCGTGATCGAAGAAAAGATCTTGCCGCTGATTCAGAAACTCAATAGCTAA
- a CDS encoding cytochrome c-type biogenesis protein, translating to MVHSLSAGLHQTRSLLRSVLTSACLTMGLFAPGAMLSAQEARPVAQDPVLEKKVITLSNELRCLVCQNQTIADSNAELAVDLRNQVRKQLSEGKSDREILDYMVQRYGEFVLYRPPLSYKTILLWAGPFALLLIAMFILVQQIRLRHKRLASEEFDQTDLSRARKLLDSAPGDRS from the coding sequence ATGGTCCACTCTCTAAGCGCAGGCCTGCACCAAACCCGATCTCTATTGCGATCTGTGTTGACTAGCGCCTGCTTGACGATGGGTTTATTTGCTCCAGGAGCAATGCTTTCAGCACAAGAGGCTCGGCCTGTTGCCCAGGATCCAGTGCTTGAGAAAAAAGTGATTACCCTGTCCAATGAATTGCGCTGCTTGGTTTGCCAAAATCAAACCATCGCTGACTCCAATGCGGAATTAGCTGTTGATCTGCGCAATCAAGTACGCAAACAACTCAGTGAAGGTAAATCGGATCGCGAGATTTTGGATTACATGGTACAGCGCTATGGTGAGTTTGTTTTGTACCGTCCGCCACTCAGCTACAAAACCATTTTGCTTTGGGCTGGCCCATTTGCACTCTTATTGATTGCTATGTTTATTTTGGTTCAGCAAATTCGCTTGCGTCACAAACGCCTTGCCTCGGAAGAATTCGATCAAACCGATTTATCCCGAGCCCGCAAACTACTTGATTCCGCACCGGGAGATCGCTCATGA
- the ccmI gene encoding c-type cytochrome biogenesis protein CcmI: protein MMTFLTIAIGMIAIATILLVLPLRKKTVAATGEQEENIIILRDQLSQLDVDFAEGRIAADQLQDAQRDIEKRLLLEERAIAADQAPVGAKPKRILFPALLIGIGVPVCTVALYLWIGNPVATDPLAQSQQPALTQQDIQNMVEQLATRLEKDPNNPEGWQMLARSYAAMQRFPEAAKAYKKAMELNPNNAQLTIDYADFLAYQNQSAKGEPMRLILRALELDPSNIKALALAGTAYYEEGQFDKAEQYWARGLKLVPPDGEVAKAFTDNIADARQAASAKKK, encoded by the coding sequence ATGATGACTTTCTTAACCATTGCCATTGGCATGATTGCGATTGCGACCATCCTCTTAGTATTGCCCTTGCGCAAAAAAACGGTTGCCGCCACAGGCGAGCAAGAAGAGAACATTATTATTCTGCGTGACCAACTCAGCCAGCTCGATGTCGACTTTGCGGAAGGCCGTATTGCCGCAGACCAACTGCAAGATGCGCAGCGTGATATTGAAAAACGCTTGCTACTGGAAGAGCGTGCGATTGCTGCTGATCAAGCCCCGGTAGGCGCTAAGCCCAAGCGCATTTTATTTCCAGCACTCCTCATCGGTATTGGCGTACCCGTCTGCACCGTAGCGCTCTACCTTTGGATTGGTAATCCAGTGGCGACCGATCCCCTCGCTCAGAGCCAGCAGCCCGCCCTGACGCAGCAAGACATCCAAAACATGGTTGAGCAGCTCGCGACTCGTCTAGAAAAAGATCCAAACAATCCGGAAGGCTGGCAAATGCTGGCGCGCTCCTACGCCGCAATGCAGCGCTTTCCTGAGGCTGCCAAGGCCTATAAGAAGGCGATGGAGCTCAATCCGAATAATGCCCAGTTAACCATCGATTACGCCGACTTTTTGGCCTACCAAAACCAAAGTGCCAAGGGTGAGCCGATGCGCCTTATCCTGCGCGCCCTTGAACTCGATCCCAGCAACATTAAGGCCCTCGCACTGGCTGGCACCGCCTACTACGAAGAAGGTCAGTTTGATAAAGCAGAGCAATACTGGGCAAGGGGCTTAAAACTGGTTCCACCCGATGGTGAAGTAGCTAAGGCCTTTACCGACAATATTGCCGATGCTCGTCAGGCAGCAAGCGCAAAGAAAAAGTAA
- a CDS encoding universal stress protein has translation MFKHLLVPIDGSDVTKKSLKNVLDLAKKDGASITLVYVSDPMPPMVYSDSSLGYGFSQRDHKKACDAFAKNLFKNALAVLGAGVTVRTLHTFSPSLAGGVLDAAKKAKADAIVMASHKRTGIKGVLLGSQTNEVIVHSSLPVIVLG, from the coding sequence ATGTTTAAGCATCTATTAGTGCCGATTGATGGGTCCGACGTGACCAAAAAATCCCTCAAAAATGTATTGGATCTTGCCAAGAAAGATGGCGCCAGCATTACCTTGGTCTACGTCTCCGACCCAATGCCGCCAATGGTCTACTCCGATAGTAGTTTGGGGTATGGCTTTTCGCAGAGGGATCACAAAAAAGCCTGCGATGCCTTCGCTAAAAATCTATTCAAAAATGCCCTGGCAGTTTTAGGCGCGGGCGTGACGGTACGGACATTGCATACCTTTAGTCCAAGCTTGGCTGGTGGCGTATTGGATGCGGCTAAAAAAGCCAAGGCCGATGCGATTGTGATGGCCTCGCACAAACGCACGGGCATCAAGGGGGTGCTGTTGGGCAGTCAAACCAATGAAGTGATTGTGCACTCTAGCCTGCCTGTAATCGTGCTCGGCTAA
- a CDS encoding DUF2177 family protein, protein MSKLIKYLAVYASFLITFLVMDFIWLLGIAKNLYRTEMGALMAAEPRLWVALAFYLLYALGTTIFVISPAIAKQSFVYVLGFGALFGFFCYMTYDLTNLAVIEGFPARLAVIDIVWGAFVTAVSASVAYAVGSRMA, encoded by the coding sequence GTGAGTAAATTGATCAAGTATCTGGCTGTCTACGCAAGTTTTTTAATCACCTTTCTGGTGATGGATTTCATTTGGCTGCTTGGCATTGCCAAAAACCTGTACCGCACTGAAATGGGTGCACTCATGGCTGCAGAGCCACGGCTCTGGGTTGCCCTCGCGTTTTATCTTCTGTATGCCCTTGGCACAACGATCTTTGTCATTAGCCCAGCGATTGCAAAGCAATCATTCGTCTATGTACTCGGCTTTGGCGCCCTCTTTGGCTTCTTTTGCTACATGACCTACGACCTGACCAACCTCGCTGTGATTGAGGGATTTCCGGCGAGACTGGCTGTGATTGATATCGTCTGGGGCGCCTTTGTGACTGCAGTTAGTGCTTCCGTGGCTTATGCGGTGGGCAGTCGAATGGCTTGA